From Kingella potus, a single genomic window includes:
- a CDS encoding oxaloacetate decarboxylase alpha chain yields the protein MSNKVETLGPVIGAFLKYEATPLTRVAATAAKGTKAGTFVDAPLRDGKKLLALTDEDGGKVLVQPHNCVIDLSLVKAADVNAAASTGGNLEGLKKDGDPYGIVYQGTPQA from the coding sequence ATGTCTAATAAAGTGGAAACCCTAGGCCCGGTTATCGGCGCGTTTTTGAAATACGAAGCCACGCCGCTGACCCGCGTGGCGGCCACCGCCGCCAAAGGCACCAAGGCCGGCACGTTTGTGGACGCGCCGCTGCGCGACGGCAAAAAGCTGCTGGCACTGACCGACGAAGACGGCGGCAAGGTGCTGGTACAGCCGCACAACTGCGTGATTGACCTGTCGCTGGTCAAAGCCGCCGACGTGAACGCGGCCGCTTCCACCGGCGGCAATCTCGAAGGCCTGAAAAAAGACGGCGACCCCTACGGTATCGTCTATCAAGGCACGCCGCAGGCCTAA
- a CDS encoding major capsid protein: MLSSESKFGVRALTDGINRLPVTPTQIRDLGLFQSRYLTTTYVDVEAQEGTLKIIQSRPRGTEGEGIPAKTRNIRTFKIPHLPVNDVVRADDVQNVRAFGGTQAESVMQKVEDKLADGKLALEMTREHMQLGALLGKVLDADGSEIVNIYTAFGMRRNTYEFDLANPDTEVGRVIDETVTAQRKLLRGTVATGYIALCSPEFIGALKYHPKIKPLYERYRDGAIYREADINRVEFEHNGIRFIQYDGGITGSKAAIDAGKAILLPVSPRLYMEYFAPADMNQTVNTVALPYYASREKLIHDKGWSLHMQSNPLPLVMRPELVSTLAMK; the protein is encoded by the coding sequence ATGCTGTCCAGCGAAAGCAAATTCGGCGTACGCGCCCTGACCGACGGGATCAACCGCCTGCCGGTTACCCCCACCCAAATCCGCGATCTCGGCCTGTTCCAATCGCGCTACCTGACAACCACCTATGTGGACGTGGAAGCGCAGGAAGGCACCCTGAAAATCATCCAAAGCCGCCCGCGCGGCACGGAAGGCGAGGGCATCCCCGCCAAAACCCGCAACATCCGCACCTTCAAAATCCCGCACCTGCCGGTAAACGACGTGGTACGCGCCGACGACGTGCAGAACGTCCGCGCTTTCGGCGGCACCCAGGCCGAAAGCGTGATGCAGAAGGTGGAAGACAAGCTCGCCGACGGCAAGCTCGCGCTCGAAATGACGCGCGAACACATGCAGCTCGGCGCATTGCTGGGCAAAGTGCTGGATGCGGACGGCAGCGAAATCGTCAACATCTACACCGCCTTCGGTATGCGCCGCAACACCTACGAATTTGACCTTGCCAACCCCGACACCGAAGTCGGCCGCGTCATCGACGAAACGGTTACCGCCCAGCGCAAACTGCTGCGCGGCACAGTGGCAACGGGCTATATCGCGCTGTGTTCGCCCGAATTTATCGGCGCATTGAAATACCATCCGAAAATCAAGCCGCTGTACGAACGCTACCGCGACGGCGCGATCTACCGCGAGGCCGACATCAACCGCGTGGAGTTCGAGCACAACGGCATCCGCTTCATCCAATACGACGGCGGCATTACCGGCTCGAAAGCCGCCATCGACGCGGGCAAAGCCATCCTGCTGCCCGTATCCCCGCGCCTGTATATGGAGTATTTCGCGCCCGCCGACATGAATCAGACCGTGAACACCGTTGCGCTGCCCTATTACGCCAGCCGCGAGAAGCTGATTCACGACAAAGGCTGGAGCCTGCACATGCAGTCCAACCCGCTGCCGCTGGTTATGCGTCCCGAACTGGTCTCCACGCTGGCGATGAAGTAG
- a CDS encoding phage protein Gp36 family protein: MITREDMEQRFGTAEIDALTDGSADTLNRAIADAEAEAAGYLAAAGFRRPFVQTPRVLVLKICDIARYYLHQDGDISIVDKRYKAAVAWFQALIRNPSMLGGDEPAAADKAASGRYAVIPNAPEDFDASNRKF, translated from the coding sequence ATGATTACCCGCGAAGACATGGAGCAACGTTTCGGCACAGCCGAAATCGACGCGCTTACCGACGGCAGCGCAGACACCCTAAACCGCGCCATTGCCGATGCCGAAGCCGAAGCGGCAGGCTATCTGGCCGCCGCAGGTTTCAGACGGCCTTTTGTCCAAACCCCGCGCGTGCTGGTTCTCAAAATCTGCGACATCGCCCGCTACTACCTGCATCAGGACGGCGACATAAGCATTGTGGACAAACGCTACAAGGCCGCCGTGGCGTGGTTTCAGGCCTTAATCCGCAACCCGTCCATGCTCGGCGGCGACGAACCCGCAGCGGCAGACAAGGCGGCATCCGGCCGCTACGCCGTCATCCCCAATGCGCCGGAAGATTTCGACGCTTCAAACCGCAAATTTTAA
- a CDS encoding phage virion morphogenesis protein — translation MRLTVDSELPEAREHLQTLYRALNGDLTRPMTGIAGILENSTRKRFDSKTAPDGSLWAGLKPATLRAKAYAQAKRGGKKNGARGGILVDRGDLYESLTGFANDKMAVFGTPQFYAVFHQTGTRHMPARPIFGLSEQNRADIRDLLAEWLEKAWKQS, via the coding sequence ATGCGTCTGACCGTCGATTCCGAACTGCCCGAAGCGCGTGAGCATTTGCAGACGCTCTACCGCGCCCTAAACGGCGACCTGACCCGTCCGATGACGGGCATTGCCGGCATATTGGAAAACAGCACCCGCAAGCGTTTTGACAGCAAAACCGCGCCCGACGGCAGCCTGTGGGCAGGCTTGAAACCCGCCACCCTGCGCGCCAAAGCCTATGCCCAAGCCAAAAGGGGCGGGAAAAAGAACGGGGCGCGCGGCGGCATTCTCGTTGACCGTGGCGATTTGTATGAAAGTCTGACCGGTTTTGCCAACGACAAAATGGCCGTCTTCGGCACGCCGCAGTTTTATGCCGTGTTCCACCAAACCGGCACCCGCCACATGCCCGCCCGCCCGATTTTCGGCCTGTCCGAGCAAAACCGCGCCGACATCCGCGATCTGCTCGCCGAATGGCTGGAAAAAGCCTGGAAGCAATCATGA
- a CDS encoding phage tail terminator protein, which yields MTPYADNILACYPALIERLAAVPGVKRVLEAPDLEALAADRRIRPDDGAVYLVFDGFTPAETAGNAANLALKLSFSVILAKRQYAPNKMQYGQDGAGETLTALIRAMQGFVPKNADGQSLAAAPFSARAALPITYDEGYAFFPLRFETSVVITMKRR from the coding sequence ATGACCCCCTATGCCGACAACATTCTTGCCTGCTATCCCGCCCTCATCGAACGGCTGGCAGCCGTCCCCGGCGTAAAGCGCGTACTGGAAGCCCCCGACCTCGAAGCCCTCGCCGCCGACCGCCGCATCCGCCCCGACGACGGCGCGGTCTATCTGGTCTTCGACGGCTTCACGCCCGCCGAAACCGCAGGCAATGCCGCCAACCTTGCCTTGAAACTGAGCTTCAGCGTCATCCTCGCCAAGCGGCAGTACGCCCCCAACAAAATGCAGTACGGCCAAGACGGCGCGGGCGAAACCCTTACCGCCCTCATCCGCGCCATGCAGGGCTTCGTACCGAAAAACGCCGACGGCCAAAGCCTTGCCGCAGCCCCCTTTTCCGCCCGCGCCGCCCTGCCCATTACCTACGACGAAGGCTACGCCTTCTTTCCCCTGCGCTTCGAAACAAGCGTCGTCATTACCATGAAACGGAGATAA